In Zingiber officinale cultivar Zhangliang chromosome 1A, Zo_v1.1, whole genome shotgun sequence, a genomic segment contains:
- the LOC122033983 gene encoding transcription factor GAMYB-like isoform X3: protein MNQLQNGSEKTMILDNWINSPSIEEGSSLGSQCGGNQILKRGPWTSVEDTILVDYVKRHGEGNWNAVQKNTGLFRCGKSCRLRWANHLRPNLKKGAFTPQEEQLIIELHYKIGNRWARMAALMPGRTDNEIKNYWNTRIKRCQRAGVPLYPPNICCQTSEENQQYKNVSEYNMFSDKLPNDGLQGNIFDIPDIDDFVSDNFFAKHGALYSSLSYSDIAVSSMLHYRFGSQNNILQSPGVCCMKQLRDTEKQWAGFSSSISDEYSKFEQIMVEPFAKKQRTFMVGYPCDPDLRNKGLQTFEGADPGGHALLTGTSSAPSPILGALESELPSFQYTETDASCCLPCPSTLKAIDGYAVSPPAAVSLQADCFSPRKSGLLEALVHEAHTISNTKIEPSTMKIDADVAQRSVSETNLVELSNPPISVLGHTAVSVLDASTPLNSGGSLCGLAHLNLSSVSAGSKSIETQLFSRPNVRENGPSVPIDFSRPDALLGSIWTEHGSHSAKESCVSNDSLSTFLGSNSDQYVPAVTSSALRQGDGLDSFVPRDLCAFCMSNALI from the exons ATGAATCAGTTGCAAAATGGGAGCGAGAAAACAATGATTCTTGACAACTGGATCAATTCACCATCTATCGAAGAAGGCAGCAGTCTGGGTTCACAATGTGGTGGAAACCAGATTCTGAAAAGGGGACCTTGGACTTCTGTAGAGGATACAATTTTGGTTGATTATGTTAAAAGACATGGTGAAGGAAATTGGAATGCTGTTCAGAAGAACACAGGTCTTTTTCGATGTGGCAAAAGCTGTCGTCTACGATGGGCTAATCATCTCAGGCCAAATCTAAAGAAAGGTGCTTTCACACCACAGGAAGAACAGTTGATAATTGAACTCCATTATAAGATTGGAAACAGATGGGCTCGTATGGCTGCCCTT ATGCCTGGGCGAACGGATAATGAGATAAAGAACTATTGGAACACCAGAATAAAAAGATGCCAACGTGCTGGTGTGCCTCTATATCCTCCTAATATATGCTGTCAAACCTCTGAGGAAAATCAGCAATACAAGAATGTCAGTGAGTATAATATGTTCAGTGATAAACTTCCCAATGATGGCCTTCAAGGGAACATTTTTGACATTCCTGATATCGATGATTTTGTAAGTGACAATTTCTTTGCCAAGCACGGGGCTTTATATAGCTCACTGTCCTACTCAGATATAGCAGTTAGTAGCATGCTCCATTACCGGTTTGGATCCCAAAACAATATTTTGCAAAGTCCAGGCGTGTGTTGCATGAAGCAACTTAGAGACACTGAGAAGCAATGGGCTGGCTTCTCCAGTAGCATCTCCGATGAATATTCTAAGTTCGAACAAATTATGGTTGAACCTTTTGCAAAAAAACAGAGGACTTTCATGGTAGGTTATCCCTGTGATCCTGATCTCAGGAACAAGGGCCTACAAACTTTTGAAGGTGCAGATCCTGGTGGTCACGCCCTTCTAACTGGCACATCGTCTGCTCCTAGTCCTATTCTTGGGGCTTTGGAGTCGGAGCTCCCTTCATTCCAATATACAGAAACTGATGCTAGTTGCTGTCTTCCATGTCCATCGACTCTCAAAGCAATTGATGGATATGCTGTATCTCCTCCAGCAGCAGTCTCATTGCAAGCCGACTGTTTTTCCCCAAGGAAAAGTGGTCTACTGGAAGCATTGGTACATGAAGCACACACAATTAGCAATACAAAGATAGAACCATCTACCATGAAGATCGATGCAGATGTAGCGCAAAGAAGTGTCAGTGAGACAAACTTGGTAGAACTCAGTAATCCACCTATTTCTGTTTTGGGCCACACTGCTGTTTCTGTCTTAGATGCAAGCACCCCTCTGAACAGTGGGGGCTCATTATGTGGGTTGGCACATCTTAATCTTTCTTCAG TTTCTGCAGGATCAAAAAGCATAGAGACTCAACTTTTTTCTCGTCCAAATGTTAGAGAAAATGGTCCTTCGGTTCCTATAGATTTCTCAAGACCTGATGCTTTacttggatctatttggactgaaCATGGTTCGCACAGCGCCAAAGAGTCTTGTGTTTCGAATGATTCCTTATCGACATTCTTAGGATCCAACAGTGACCAATATGTACCTGCTGTCACATCATCTGCCCTCAGGCAGGGAGATGGACTGGACTCGTTCGTACCCAGGGACTTGTGTGCCTTTTGCATGTCAAATGCCTTGATATGA
- the LOC122033983 gene encoding transcription factor GAMYB-like isoform X1, giving the protein MLEEMNQLQNGSEKTMILDNWINSPSIEEGSSLGSQCGGNQILKRGPWTSVEDTILVDYVKRHGEGNWNAVQKNTGLFRCGKSCRLRWANHLRPNLKKGAFTPQEEQLIIELHYKIGNRWARMAALMPGRTDNEIKNYWNTRIKRCQRAGVPLYPPNICCQTSEENQQYKNVSEYNMFSDKLPNDGLQGNIFDIPDIDDFVSDNFFAKHGALYSSLSYSDIAVSSMLHYRFGSQNNILQSPGVCCMKQLRDTEKQWAGFSSSISDEYSKFEQIMVEPFAKKQRTFMVGYPCDPDLRNKGLQTFEGADPGGHALLTGTSSAPSPILGALESELPSFQYTETDASCCLPCPSTLKAIDGYAVSPPAAVSLQADCFSPRKSGLLEALVHEAHTISNTKIEPSTMKIDADVAQRSVSETNLVELSNPPISVLGHTAVSVLDASTPLNSGGSLCGLAHLNLSSVSAGSKSIETQLFSRPNVRENGPSVPIDFSRPDALLGSIWTEHGSHSAKESCVSNDSLSTFLGSNSDQYVPAVTSSALRQGDGLDSFVPRDLCAFCMSNALI; this is encoded by the exons AT GTTAGAAGAAATGAATCAGTTGCAAAATGGGAGCGAGAAAACAATGATTCTTGACAACTGGATCAATTCACCATCTATCGAAGAAGGCAGCAGTCTGGGTTCACAATGTGGTGGAAACCAGATTCTGAAAAGGGGACCTTGGACTTCTGTAGAGGATACAATTTTGGTTGATTATGTTAAAAGACATGGTGAAGGAAATTGGAATGCTGTTCAGAAGAACACAGGTCTTTTTCGATGTGGCAAAAGCTGTCGTCTACGATGGGCTAATCATCTCAGGCCAAATCTAAAGAAAGGTGCTTTCACACCACAGGAAGAACAGTTGATAATTGAACTCCATTATAAGATTGGAAACAGATGGGCTCGTATGGCTGCCCTT ATGCCTGGGCGAACGGATAATGAGATAAAGAACTATTGGAACACCAGAATAAAAAGATGCCAACGTGCTGGTGTGCCTCTATATCCTCCTAATATATGCTGTCAAACCTCTGAGGAAAATCAGCAATACAAGAATGTCAGTGAGTATAATATGTTCAGTGATAAACTTCCCAATGATGGCCTTCAAGGGAACATTTTTGACATTCCTGATATCGATGATTTTGTAAGTGACAATTTCTTTGCCAAGCACGGGGCTTTATATAGCTCACTGTCCTACTCAGATATAGCAGTTAGTAGCATGCTCCATTACCGGTTTGGATCCCAAAACAATATTTTGCAAAGTCCAGGCGTGTGTTGCATGAAGCAACTTAGAGACACTGAGAAGCAATGGGCTGGCTTCTCCAGTAGCATCTCCGATGAATATTCTAAGTTCGAACAAATTATGGTTGAACCTTTTGCAAAAAAACAGAGGACTTTCATGGTAGGTTATCCCTGTGATCCTGATCTCAGGAACAAGGGCCTACAAACTTTTGAAGGTGCAGATCCTGGTGGTCACGCCCTTCTAACTGGCACATCGTCTGCTCCTAGTCCTATTCTTGGGGCTTTGGAGTCGGAGCTCCCTTCATTCCAATATACAGAAACTGATGCTAGTTGCTGTCTTCCATGTCCATCGACTCTCAAAGCAATTGATGGATATGCTGTATCTCCTCCAGCAGCAGTCTCATTGCAAGCCGACTGTTTTTCCCCAAGGAAAAGTGGTCTACTGGAAGCATTGGTACATGAAGCACACACAATTAGCAATACAAAGATAGAACCATCTACCATGAAGATCGATGCAGATGTAGCGCAAAGAAGTGTCAGTGAGACAAACTTGGTAGAACTCAGTAATCCACCTATTTCTGTTTTGGGCCACACTGCTGTTTCTGTCTTAGATGCAAGCACCCCTCTGAACAGTGGGGGCTCATTATGTGGGTTGGCACATCTTAATCTTTCTTCAG TTTCTGCAGGATCAAAAAGCATAGAGACTCAACTTTTTTCTCGTCCAAATGTTAGAGAAAATGGTCCTTCGGTTCCTATAGATTTCTCAAGACCTGATGCTTTacttggatctatttggactgaaCATGGTTCGCACAGCGCCAAAGAGTCTTGTGTTTCGAATGATTCCTTATCGACATTCTTAGGATCCAACAGTGACCAATATGTACCTGCTGTCACATCATCTGCCCTCAGGCAGGGAGATGGACTGGACTCGTTCGTACCCAGGGACTTGTGTGCCTTTTGCATGTCAAATGCCTTGATATGA
- the LOC122033983 gene encoding transcription factor GAMYB-like isoform X2 encodes MLEEMNQLQNGSEKTMILDNWINSPSIEEGSSLGSQCGGNQILKRGPWTSVEDTILVDYVKRHGEGNWNAVQKNTGLFRCGKSCRLRWANHLRPNLKKGAFTPQEEQLIIELHYKIGNRWARMAALMPGRTDNEIKNYWNTRIKRCQRAGVPLYPPNICCQTSEENQQYKNVSEYNMFSDKLPNDGLQGNIFDIPDIDDFVSDNFFAKHGALYSSLSYSDIAVSSMLHYRFGSQNNILQSPGVCCMKQLRDTEKQWAGFSSSISDEYSKFEQIMVEPFAKKQRTFMVGYPCDPDLRNKGLQTFEGADPGGHALLTGTSSAPSPILGALESELPSFQYTETDASCCLPCPSTLKAIDGYAVSPPAAVSLQADCFSPRKSGLLEALVHEAHTISNTKIEPSTMKIDADVAQRSVSETNLVELSNPPISVLGHTAVSVLDASTPLNSGGSLCGLAHLNLSSGSKSIETQLFSRPNVRENGPSVPIDFSRPDALLGSIWTEHGSHSAKESCVSNDSLSTFLGSNSDQYVPAVTSSALRQGDGLDSFVPRDLCAFCMSNALI; translated from the exons AT GTTAGAAGAAATGAATCAGTTGCAAAATGGGAGCGAGAAAACAATGATTCTTGACAACTGGATCAATTCACCATCTATCGAAGAAGGCAGCAGTCTGGGTTCACAATGTGGTGGAAACCAGATTCTGAAAAGGGGACCTTGGACTTCTGTAGAGGATACAATTTTGGTTGATTATGTTAAAAGACATGGTGAAGGAAATTGGAATGCTGTTCAGAAGAACACAGGTCTTTTTCGATGTGGCAAAAGCTGTCGTCTACGATGGGCTAATCATCTCAGGCCAAATCTAAAGAAAGGTGCTTTCACACCACAGGAAGAACAGTTGATAATTGAACTCCATTATAAGATTGGAAACAGATGGGCTCGTATGGCTGCCCTT ATGCCTGGGCGAACGGATAATGAGATAAAGAACTATTGGAACACCAGAATAAAAAGATGCCAACGTGCTGGTGTGCCTCTATATCCTCCTAATATATGCTGTCAAACCTCTGAGGAAAATCAGCAATACAAGAATGTCAGTGAGTATAATATGTTCAGTGATAAACTTCCCAATGATGGCCTTCAAGGGAACATTTTTGACATTCCTGATATCGATGATTTTGTAAGTGACAATTTCTTTGCCAAGCACGGGGCTTTATATAGCTCACTGTCCTACTCAGATATAGCAGTTAGTAGCATGCTCCATTACCGGTTTGGATCCCAAAACAATATTTTGCAAAGTCCAGGCGTGTGTTGCATGAAGCAACTTAGAGACACTGAGAAGCAATGGGCTGGCTTCTCCAGTAGCATCTCCGATGAATATTCTAAGTTCGAACAAATTATGGTTGAACCTTTTGCAAAAAAACAGAGGACTTTCATGGTAGGTTATCCCTGTGATCCTGATCTCAGGAACAAGGGCCTACAAACTTTTGAAGGTGCAGATCCTGGTGGTCACGCCCTTCTAACTGGCACATCGTCTGCTCCTAGTCCTATTCTTGGGGCTTTGGAGTCGGAGCTCCCTTCATTCCAATATACAGAAACTGATGCTAGTTGCTGTCTTCCATGTCCATCGACTCTCAAAGCAATTGATGGATATGCTGTATCTCCTCCAGCAGCAGTCTCATTGCAAGCCGACTGTTTTTCCCCAAGGAAAAGTGGTCTACTGGAAGCATTGGTACATGAAGCACACACAATTAGCAATACAAAGATAGAACCATCTACCATGAAGATCGATGCAGATGTAGCGCAAAGAAGTGTCAGTGAGACAAACTTGGTAGAACTCAGTAATCCACCTATTTCTGTTTTGGGCCACACTGCTGTTTCTGTCTTAGATGCAAGCACCCCTCTGAACAGTGGGGGCTCATTATGTGGGTTGGCACATCTTAATCTTTCTTCAG GATCAAAAAGCATAGAGACTCAACTTTTTTCTCGTCCAAATGTTAGAGAAAATGGTCCTTCGGTTCCTATAGATTTCTCAAGACCTGATGCTTTacttggatctatttggactgaaCATGGTTCGCACAGCGCCAAAGAGTCTTGTGTTTCGAATGATTCCTTATCGACATTCTTAGGATCCAACAGTGACCAATATGTACCTGCTGTCACATCATCTGCCCTCAGGCAGGGAGATGGACTGGACTCGTTCGTACCCAGGGACTTGTGTGCCTTTTGCATGTCAAATGCCTTGATATGA